The following coding sequences lie in one Rutidosis leptorrhynchoides isolate AG116_Rl617_1_P2 chromosome 4, CSIRO_AGI_Rlap_v1, whole genome shotgun sequence genomic window:
- the LOC139844670 gene encoding uncharacterized protein, which produces MGAFDKGSSNHASPSMEDRRLWKHVHDNVHGNIYLDPLALKFIDTEQFQRLRDLKQLGLSHMVYPGAVHSRFEHSVGVYWLAGNAVEKLKAHQGLELDIDHSDIQTVKLAGLLHDVGHGPFSHLFEREFLPQVIPGSKWSHEEMSLNMIDYMVNEHNIDIDSGCLTKVKEMIGASSENAPAKTSEEKVFLYDIVANGRNGIDVDKFDYIVRDSRACGLGCNFQFERLLDTMQVIDNEICYRAKEYLTVHKLFYTRADLHRTVYTHAKVKAIELMFVDALVKADDYLLISSFIQDPSQYWKLDDSILKTIETDDAPELKESRDLIRRIRRRDLYQFCNEFTVPKDKLDHFKYVTTQDIICSQKSGGVSLREEDLAVSNVKIDLTKGRNNPLESINFFEDYDSKEKFQISKEQISHLLPACNQDLIVRVYSKKPELVEVVSEAFENFQLKMYGMKAQVHGTPERKRRRIFS; this is translated from the exons ATGGGAGCTTTCGATAAAGGAAGTAGCAACCACGCGTCGCCGTCGATGGAAGATCGACGGTTATGGAAGCACGTTCACGATAACGTTCACGGAAACATTTATCTCGATCCG CTCGCGCTGAAATTTATCGACACTGAGCAGTTTCAAAG GCTTCGGGATCTGAAACAACTTG GTCTCTCACACATGGTATATCCTGGAGCAGTGCATTCTCGCTTTGAACATTCAGTTGGTGTTTACTGGCTTGCTGGTAATGCTGTTGAAAAACTCAAGGCACATCAA GGATTAGAGCTCGACATTGATCACTCTGATATACAGACTGTAAAACTTGCTG GTTTACTGCACGATGTGGGTCATGGGCCATTCAGTCATTTGTTTGAACGCGAATTTCTTCCTCAGGTTATTCCAGGCTCCAAGTG GTCTCATGAGGAAATGTCTCTGAACATGATAGATTACATGGTTAATGAGCACAACATTGATATAGATTCTGGATGCCTCACGAAAGTGAAG GAGATGATCGGTGCTAGTTCTGAAAATGCCCCAGCAAAA ACTTCAGAAGAGAAGGTTTTCCTGTATGACATCGTTGCAAATGGTCGAAATGGCATAGATGTTGATAA ATTCGATTACATAGTTCGTGACTCTCGAGCTTGTGGTCTTGGCTGCAACTTTCAGTTTGAAAG GCTGTTGGATACCATGCAAGTTATAGACAATGAAATTTGTTATCGTGCCAAAGAAT ATCTGACGGTCCACAAATTGTTCTACACTCGTGCTGATCTGCATCGCACAGTGTACACACATGCAAAAGTGAAG GCAATAGAACTCATGTTTGTGGATGCTCTTGTTAAGGCGGATGACTATCTTCTCATCTCATCGTTCATTCAAGACCCATCTCAGTACTGGAAG TTGGATGATTCAATATTGAAGACGATTGAAACTGATGATGCTCCTGAGCTGAAGGAATCAAGAGATCTTATCCGGAGAATTCGGAGGAGAGATCTGTATCAG TTCTGCAATGAGTTTACGGTTCCCAAGGATAAGCTGGACCATTTCAAATACGTCACTACACAGGATATCATTTGTTCACAG AAATCTGGCGGGGTTAGTCTAAGAGAAGAAGATTTAGCAGTGAGCAACGTAAAAATTGATTTGACAAAGGGAAGGAACAATCCGCTCGAAAG CATCAACTTCTTTGAG GATTATGATAGTAAAGAGAAATTCCAAATCAGCAAAGAGCAGATAAGTCACTTGCTGCCAGCATGTAATCAGGACTTGATAGTGAGGGTGTATTCCAAGAAGCCTGAATTG GTGGAAGTAGTTTCGGAAGCATTTGAAAATTTCCAGCTAAAGATGTATGGAATGAAAGCGCAAGTACATGGAACTCCCGAAAGGAAAAGGCGCAGGATCTTCTCGTGA
- the LOC139842383 gene encoding ubiquitin-like-specific protease 1C has protein sequence MPLIIDWDLLMATEDSFSDDIPPEIVITPSNNQTTDDDDDVTDFDFQNQTVDQLKSRISSFDKSISATAHKLSDNGEKLRAKRRRYAAELERRNCIRRNHKVKGGGIKFEETMHLSDRSDEGASYRKEKRDQKSFASQRFSKLLDGNQKCSRTGNAFQEELFYFKPGQGRNMKPASQSLSRRWSSQQTSSKTKPFHWPNTPLFDTGKRRTSNDDEKLSRSSTSCHQSVERKWDLFIQPSTYSLVDDDEPLLSETPFEKLSDCMKDVKVYYPSRDDQDSVEVNYSNMDSIASKAWLSSNIMNFYIRYLQQLTSSSENATCKYHFFNTYFYNKLKKLNNSEEDSFLKLRKWWKHVNIFEKAYIFLPIHESGHWSLAIICIPAKSDDLGPVVLHLDSLALHNSYSIFDNVRSFLKGEWMYLQNSEDPFELPIASEIWENLDCKIIDREIQVPRQRNAYDCGLFVLFYMERFIKEAPERLKEQDLSMFTKQWFNPEEASSLRGKIKNILVKEFKLAKQKETTSSPSPNR, from the exons ATGCCTCTCATAATCGACTGGGATTTGCTGATGGCTACCGAGGACTCATTTTCCGACGACATTCCACCGGAGATCGTCATTACGCCGTCGAATAATCAAACAACCGACGACGATGACGACGTCACAGACTTTGATTTTCAAAACCAAACCGTCGATCAACTTAAAAGTAGGATTTCAAGTTTCGATAAAAGTATTTCAGCGACAGCTCATAAGCTATCGGATAATGGCGAAAAACTCAGGGCTAAACGCCGGCGATACGCTGCTGAACTTGAACGTCGTAACTGTATCCGTCGTAATCACAAGGTCAAG ggTGGTGGTATCAAGTTTGAAGAAACGATGCATCTTTCGGATCGAAGTGATGAAG GTGCTTCGTATCGAAAAGAGAAACGTGATCAGAAGTCTTTTGCTTCACAAAGATTTTCGAAATTGTTGGATGGAAAT CAGAAATGTTCAAGGACTGGCAATGCATTTCAAGAAGAATTGTTTTATTTTAAACCCGGTCAAGGAAGAAATATGAAGCCAGCCAGTCAAAGTTTGAGTAGGAGATGGTCTAGTCAGCAGACATCGTCCAAAACAAAACCGTTTCATTGGCCAAACACTCCTTTGTTTGATACCGGAAAACGGAGAACCTCAAATGATGACGAAAAACTCAGTCGCTCTTCTACTTCTTGTCACCAGTCCGTTGAACGAAAATGGGACCTCTTTATTCAG CCATCAACTTACAGCCTGGTTGATGACGACGAACCTCTGCTTTCGGAAACACCTTTTGAAAAATTAAGCGACTG CATGAAAGATGTTAAAGTCTACTACCCATCAAG GGATGACCAGGATTCAGTTGAAGTTAATTACTCTAACATGGATAGTATTGCTTCTAAAGCATGGCTCTCATCAAATATTATGAACTTTTATATACG TTATCTTCAGCAGCTGACATCTTCATCAGAAAATGCAACATGCAAGTATCATTTTTTTAATACGTATTTCTACAACAAGCTCAAAAAG CTGAATAACAGTGAAGAAGATTCTTTTCTGAAGCTCAGAAAATGGTGGAAACATGTCAACATATTTGAAAAAGCTTATATATTTCTACCGATTCATGAAAG CGGTCATTGGAGCTTGGCTATTATATGTATACCTGCCAAGAGTGATGACTTAGGGCCAGTTGTTCTTCATCTTGATTCACTAGCATTACATAATAGCTACTCGATTTTCGACAACGTTAGAAG CTTTTTAAAAGGAGAGTGGATGTACTTACAAAATTCAGAAGATCCTTTTGAGCTCCCCATCGCTAGTGAAATTTGGGAAAATCTTGATTGTAAAATAATTGACAGAGAAATTCAG GTTCCACGACAAAGAAATGCGTATGACTGTGGACTATTTGTTCTATTTTATATGGAGCGTTTCATTAAAGAGGCTCCCGAGAGACTAAAAGAACAAGATTTATCAATG TTTACTAAACAATGGTTCAATCCCGAAGAAGCTTCTAGTTTAAGAGGGAAAATAAAGAATATACTTGTAAAAGAGTTCAAGCTTGCAAAACAGAAAGAAACCACTTCGTCTCCCTCTCCCAACCGTTAG